From one Gossypium hirsutum isolate 1008001.06 chromosome D08, Gossypium_hirsutum_v2.1, whole genome shotgun sequence genomic stretch:
- the LOC107931287 gene encoding auxin-responsive protein SAUR36 has protein sequence MKKIRGFKLGRKLVKVFKWVSRPGRKNCMNSLLRPPTPSYNPLSRIWSFARFLRGGSKELSSWKLDPGYIQLGEKGVKRVEVPKGHLAVYVGESEGETRRVVVPVIYFNHPLFGELLEEAERVYGFNQSGRITLPCGISEFEKVKMRIADWDHCRRTQHRCYL, from the coding sequence ATGAAGAAAATTAGAGGGTTCAAGCTTGGACGCAAGCTAGTGAAGGTATTCAAATGGGTAAGCCGACCCGGAAGAAAAAACTGCATGAATAGTTTGTTGAGACCTCCGACACCAAGCTACAACCCGTTATCCAGAATCTGGTCTTTTGCGAGGTTTCTTCGAGGTGGAAGCAAGGAACTGAGTAGTTGGAAGCTGGATCCAGGTTATATCCAATTGGGTGAGAAGGGAGTGAAGCGGGTTGAGGTACCCAAGGGACATCTCGCAGTGTACGTTGGCGAATCAGAAGGTGAGACGAGGAGGGTGGTAGTGCCTGTGATTTATTTCAATCACCCGCTATTCGGGGAGCTGTTGGAGGAAGCGGAGCGGGTTTACGGGTTCAATCAATCCGGCCGGATCACTTTGCCTTGCGGGATTTCAGAGTTCGAGAAGGTTAAGATGAGGATTGCCGATTGGGATCATTGCCGACGGACACAACATCGTTGCTATTtgtaa